GGTGAGGGCTCCCAGGGGCGCCTCGGGGGACTCCTCCTGGACAGCGGTCATCACCCAGTCGTAGTAGTCGCAGGCTTCGCACTTGGCATCGGCGGCAGTTGCGAAGAGGGCCAGCACCATGGCGCCGGCCTCTTTGATCGTTTTCTCGGTCTCCTCCCAGGAGCAGGCAGGGGTTACTTCTTCGTCGGGCATTTTCCGCGCTTGGGGGAACACCCCCCCTTCAAGAGATATCCACAAATAGGACAGCTCATCTAGCCCTCCAGGGGCCTCATCCCGTAGCCGTAGACGCCGGAGAAGAAGGCCTGGGCCAGGTAGTACGCCTCGGGTGAAGGGTGCTCACTGGTGTCGCACCCGATCTCCCGGTGGCAGAAGGCCACCCGCCCGTCGCTCATCAGGCTGACGCTCCCCGCCGGCTTGCCCTCCCTGTCCAGCATCTCCACCGCCTTCTCCACCCCCACCGGCTCAGGGGAGTGGACGCCTGCCCCACGGCAGTCCTCCATCGCCCGGTCCCAGGAGCGCCTCACCGCCTCCCGGAAGGGGACCCTCTCCTCCTCCACCCTCCTCCAGGAGTCGCACATAACCCTCCGCCTTATCTCCCGGAAGTCCAGACAGACCTCCCGGGTCGCCGGCTCCTTGAGGGCTACCTGGCATCGTTCGCTGACGGGCATGTTATCCTCCCTTCTCCGGCCGCTGTTTTCCCCACCACTCGGAGAGCTGGCCCAGGGCCTCCTTGTTGGAGACCTCCCCCGTCTTCACCTTTTGGGACAGGGCCTCTATCTTGCTCATGACGGGGGGCCGGAGCTGCCTCATCTCAGTCCTGGCCTCCCTGGAGTGCTGCCGGGCCAGGGCGGCCGTGGCTTCCAGGTTCTCCAGGGTTTCAATTTCGTTCAGGTGGTGGCGCAGGTCCCTGCCTTTGGGGAGCCAGCGACGCACAAATTCCCTCTCGGGGGCAGCCAGGGTGGGGAGCTTGTCCGGGGCGGCATCCACCCGCTCCCAGATGTTGAGCTCCTCGACGCAGAGGGCCAGCCTGTCCTGGACCTGGGCGTCCTCCATGCCGGCGGCCCGGGCAAACCTCAGAGCCTCCGCCAGGGCCCCGGCGCAGGTGCTGAAATGGTCGCTGGTGCAGGGCCGGCAGCCGGTACCCCTCGTAGCTGATGTGGCGCTGGGGGGCGCAGTGGTGGCGGGGGTCCGGGCCTCTTCCTCTTTTACCGGGGAAGACGGCTCCGGGGCCGCGGCTTTCTTCGAGGACCTGAGCACCACTACTTTCAAGAAGTCTGAGGCTAGCTTGCTCCCCTGCTCTATGAGGTAGGCGGTGAAGTTTCTGTCCACGCCCCCACTATAGCTTTTGGGGAGGCGGGTCGTCAACCGGCCCCGGGGGTGCTAAAATGTGGCTGCAATGAAAGCTGAATGCAGGATGCAGATGCAGGATGCAGATGCAGGATGCGGGATGTAGAAAACTATGTATAAATGCTCCTGCGGCTATGAAACAGAGAAGGGACGCGTCTTCTCCGCCCACTTCAAGCACCACAAGGGCGATGAGCACAAGAGGCTGGGCTGGGTGGACCCGGCAACCGGGGTGATCTACCCCACCAGGCCGACGGCGAGAAAGGCGACAAAGACGCCAAAGGCGCCGGCTGCGCCCCCGCCGGTTCCC
The sequence above is drawn from the Chloroflexota bacterium genome and encodes:
- a CDS encoding thioredoxin family protein, whose protein sequence is MPDEEVTPACSWEETEKTIKEAGAMVLALFATAADAKCEACDYYDWVMTAVQEESPEAPLGALTLDLADPGCQEVAEKLGVTEYPTVVAFKGGKELKRLLPSLKPEEDLEVLKSLCREVG